Genomic DNA from Alistipes indistinctus YIT 12060:
GAAAAAGCACCCGCTTCGGAAATCCGGGTCCGGGACGAAATACGCGACAAAATCTACAAGATCGACCTGCGCAAAGCAGGCGTAAAACAGATCGGCGACCTGCGCAACGTCGGTGCCGGGCGCCCCTCGCTGCCGGCATGGACGGAAGTATTCATCGACAATGAGCCCCGCCGCATCTGCCGCTGGCCGAACGATACGATGGAGCTGATGGGTAAAGTAATCGACAAGGGATCGATTCCACGCTACGGCGATTTTGCGAACAAAGGCGGCACGTTCGAATACTGCGGCAACCGGCCTTCAACGTGGAAAAGCAAACCCGAATGGCTCTCCGGCTACTTCGCATGGGGCTATGCCGACGATATGCTGAAGGTGGCTAAAATGGACACCGTAGCCAAGACGTTTACCTTTGCAGAAGCGGGCATGTACGGCCTGATTTCGGGCGAAGACTACAACCGCTGGTTCGTGATGAACATGCTCGAAGAGCTCGACACGCCGGGAGAATACTACCTCGATGTCCCGAACCAAACGGTTTGGGTCTACCTGGATAAAATTCCCGAGTCAATAAAGGTATCGTTGCTGGCGGAACCGATGCTTTCCATCGAAGGGGTCGAAAACGTAGAGGTGCGGGGAATCTCGTTCGAATGCACGCGCGGAGCGGGCATCTATATGGAGCGCACCGAACGAACCGTCGTGCGCGGCTGCCGTTTCCGCAATATCGGGACACAGGCCGTTCTCGTCGGCAAAGGGAATGCACCCTTCGACTATTACGGACAGCAGGTAGGCAAAGAGTGGCCGCAGGTATCCGGCATGCTGGGATCGATGCCGCTGGTGATGTGGCAGCATCCGTCGCTTGACCGGCAGGCGGGACACAACAACGGCGTGGTAGACTGCGTCATCTACAACGTGGGCGGCGGCGGCATCAACATGGGCGGCGGCAACCGGCTTACGCTCGAACTGGGCGGAAATTACGTTCAGAATTGCAGCATATCCCATTACAACCGCATTGAAAAATCATCGCGCCCGGCTATCTACATCTGCGGCGTAGGCAACCGTATCAGCAACTGCGAGATTTTCGATGCACCTTCGACGGCCATCCAGTTTAACGGCAACGACCACCTGATCGAATACTGCAACATCCACAACGTTTGCAGCGAAATCGACGACCTCGGCGCAATCTACAACGGACGGGACAAAACAGAACTGGGCAACAAACTCATGTACAATTATGTACACCACCTGAGCGCCAAACACCGTGTAGCCGGGTTCTACCACGACGACGGCGCCTGCAACATGACCGTAATCGGCAACATCCTCTACAAGGCGGGACTGCATCCCGTGTTGGTGGGAGGCGGTTCTGACCACTATTATGAAAACAATATCTTCATCGACTGTCCTTACGGACTCTATATCGACGACCGGATGACGCACTGGGGCGACAACGACGATACGAACAACACGTTCAAGAGCCGCTTCGCAGAGGTCAATGCCTCGCAACCTCCCTACTCCACGAAATATCCGTTCATCCTCGATTACATCAACAACGACTACCACAACCCCGTTCGGAACAATTTCACGCGCAACCTCTTCTACAACGTCACCACGCTGGTCCGTGCAGGGGAACGTCCCTACGAACGCGCCTATTACAACATGACCAACAGCTGGATTACCTGGAGCGGACACGGTTACCCGGCTCCCGGATTCGTAGATGAGGCGAACGAAAACTGGAACCTGAAACCCGATGCCGAAGTCTTCAAACAGATCCCGGGCTTCAAGGCCATTCCTTTCGACAAGATCGGGTTCACGATGCCGGCCAATACGTGGAAAGACTGACAAGCGGAAACTTTCCCCGAAAGAGGCGGCAAATTCATTACGGAAAACGCGGATACCATATGGTATCCGCGTTTTTAATTCAACCGGCATTTTCCGAAATCCGGCCTGCTCGGCACGTCCCGGCCGGACCTATTCGATCCCGAGGAAATGGAAAGGCGCCGTTGCGACGAACTCCGCGGCGGTATTGCCCGCATAAGTCTTACCGTGATTCAGGTCCAGCATTTTGACAGGCGCTCCAGGCGAAAAATCGACATCCTTGAAATCGACCCAAAAGATATTGGGATAAAACGTCGATTCATAAAAATAGATTTTGCTTTTCTGGTCGGAGAGCGTACGCCAACGGGTCGAGGAGATATTCGGTTCTCCGGGCGTGCTGATACCCAACGGCACCGAGCAATTGCGGATCACACTGAAAACAGCGGCCACCGCCTCGCGCGAATCTTTCACTTTGGGAATCGCGTCGATGTAAAACGATGCCCGGACAAAACGGTCGGCCGCACGGTTCGTCCCGGGAAGGAACGTTGTGCCTCCGATGGTGCGCCAATAGTCGTCGAGCGCCAGCTGCTGGTCGAACACCGGCGAGTTGGTCATCACTTGGTAGGCTTTGGAATGGTGGATATTCAGTTTCCCGCCGACGTATTCGAAAATGGCGTTGTCGCCCGTGGTATCCGAAATAGACAAATGCAACGTAGCCAGACGCGAACCGTCGGGCATCTGATCCGAAACCACCTCGAACCCACCCTTCGAAACTGCCGCTACCGCTTCGTCCACCGTCGCGAAATTATCGAGCATATACTGTACCCATGCGGCAATCGTGAGCCCCGGCTTTTGACCGTCCCATTTCGGGTATTCAGACTCGGCCAACCACAGCAGATTGGCCACCAGTCCTTTCTCATTCATGCCGTCGGTACTGCAAATCTCGTAAGCGGAAGCAACTACACTCCCGTATTTCGAGGTCCAATGTACCGAATTGTTCCCCGTTTCCCCGCTCCGGGACATGCCCCGCGGAAAAATCCACAAGTTCGTGTACGGGTCCTCCTTCCAGTCCATCGACCTGGCAGTCATCACCGTGCCATCCAAACCATTGTATACCACCCGCGTACAGGCGTCTGTCCGGGACAAAGCGGCAACCGACAAGATCAGCGACAAACCAAATGCAACTTTATTAGGTCTCATATTTCTTTTTTTTGCAATCTTGGGTTGTTATACCGCAAAGTCCGAACCAAAAAACGCCAGCAACTCCCCTATAAACGATTATATCGGACCGCATTCCCGGAAATCTGCATAAATATGCGTAAATTCGCAGTAGCAACCTGTTCCGCTTTCCGATGAATAGATATACGACCTTTCCGACCCGCACGCCGCTCCACGTCTGGACAATCGCGCTGCTTATCCTGCTCTGTACGGCCTGCAATGGACCGCAGCCCGAAGACCTTACCGCCCCGGGCGTAAGCCTCGAACTGGCCCGTTACCGCAAAACACGCTACCAGAATATCCGCTACGACCTGCACTTCAACCTTCCCGGCAACCGCGCCGACAAGGTGACCGGAAAAGCCCGTATCACGTTCACACTCGATAAACCCGACGCACTGATTGCAGATTTCCGCGGCGATACGTCCCAAATCCATAGCGTCGTACTAAACGGACAGCAAACGCCTTATTCGTTAACCGACGAACACATCGTCATCCCCCGGTCGGCCCTCCGCAAGGGAGAGAACACCCTCGACGTAAGTTTCACGGCCGACGACCAATCGCTCAACCGGCGTGACGATTTCCTCTACACCCTGCTGGTGCCGGACCGGGCCCGGACTCTTTTCCCCTGCTTCGACCAACCCGACCTGAAGGCCCGGTTCACACTAAGCCTCGAACTGCCGGCCGAGTGGAAAGCGATTGCCAACGGAGCCACAGCCCGGACCGACACGTTGAATACCGCATCCGGACCTACAGCCGGAACCGAGACCTCCGGTAGCGGTCCGGCTCGGACGGCTGCCCGAGCCGGCAGCCAAATGGCCGCCGGAGCCGAAACGACCGGAGCCCGCAAGCGAATCTCTTTCCACGAAACCGAACCGATCCCCACCTACCTGTTCTCATTCGTGGGCGGGCGGTTCGAACGGGTCACCGAAAACCGCAACGGCCGCAGTATATCGCTGTACCACCGCGAAACCGATCCGCAGAAAACGGCCCAATGCCCTGAAATCCTCGGACAGGTATTCCATGCGCTCGACTGGCTGGAAACATATACCGGAGTACCCTATCCGTTCGCCAAATACGACCTGATCGTCATCCCCGGTTTCCAGTACGGCGGTATGGAGCACATGGGGGCGACACTCTACGCCGACCGTTCGATGTTCCTCGAAAACAATGCGACGACCGAAAACCGCATGGCGCGAGGCAGCCTGATCGCGCACGAAACGGCGCACATGTGGTTCGGCGACTACGTGACGATGCAGTGGTTCGACGACGTCTGGACCAAAGAGGTTTTCGCGAATTTCTTCGCTGCGATGATCGTGCGCGAACAGTTCCCGCAGATCGACCACCGGCTCAACTTCATCCGCTCCAACGTACCGGGAGCCTACGGCGAAGACCGCACTGCGGGAAGCACGGCCATCCGGCAACAGTTACCGAACCTTTCCGATGCGGGATTGCTGTACAGCCAGATCATTTACAGCAAATCCCCGGTGGTCATGGAGATGCTTTTCACCAAACTGGGGCCTGAAAAATTCCGCGACGGCATCCGCGAGTATCTGGCCGACCACCGTTACGGCAATGCCACATGGGACGACCTGATCGCCGTTCTGGACTGCCGATGCGACGAAGACCTCGCCGCATGGAGCCGGGTATGGGTCGACGAAAAAGGAATGCCGACGATCGACATGACCCGGCATGAAAACAGGCTCCGCATCATGCAAAGCGATCCGTTCGGACGCCGTCTGGCGTGGAACCAACCGCTGCAGCTGCTCGCTTTCGGCGACGGGAACGCCACGGATACCCTGCAATGCCTGCTCGACGGACCGGAAACGGAACTCGTCCTCCCTGCCGGAACCCGCTGCGTGCTGCCCAATGCGGACGGACGCTCCTACGGCTACTTCCGGCTGGACAGCGTCACATCGGAATACCTGATGAAACGCCTGACCGGCTTGCCCGACGACGTGGCCCGGCTCTCTGCACTGATTACGCTGAACGAAAACCTGCTCGGGGGCACGATTGCCCCGCAACGGTTTCTCCGGGCGATGATCGCCTACCTTCCGCAGGAACGCAACCAACAACTGTTCACACAAGCGCTCACCTACATCCGGGGTTGTTTCGGCCTATACTACGACGAAACGGCCTCTCCCGAACTGGAAGGTGCTTTATGGGAGATCGCGCAAAACGATCCCGACCGCCAGCGGCGCATCATGGCAACCCAGGCTTGGTGCGGTATCGCCCGCAGCCCGCAGGCGATAAACACGCTTTACGAATTATGGGACGATGAACGGTTAGCGAACCGGATGCTGCTCGGCGAAAACGACCTGACAAACCTCTCATACACGCTCGCATTGCGTTTCCCGGACCGGGCTGCAGCGATCATCGCGCGTCAAGGGGCACGCATCACCAATCCCGACCGGCAAAAACAGTACGCTTACATCGCACCGGCCGTATCGCCTTCGGCTTCGGTCCGCGATTCGGTGTTCCGCAGCCTGCTCGACCCGGCGAACCGGAGCATCGAACCGTGGGCCTGCACGGCACTCTCCCTGCTGAACCATCCGGTACACGGCGCCCGTTCGGCCGCGTATATCCGTCCGGGACTCGAAGAGTTGCAGGAAATACAACGTACGGGGGATATTTTCTTTCCCCGTAAGTGGACGGCCGCCCTACTGGGCAGCCAACATTCGGAAGCAGCCGCTACGGCCGTAGATGCCTTCATCGCCGACCATCCCGGTTATCCGCCGCTGCTGGGCAGCAAAATCCTCCAACAGGCCGACCTGCTTTTCCGGTTATGGAACCGGAATGCACAGAACCGCCCAACTTCGGATCACACCTCCGAATAAGAGACTGAAACCCGAACTATACCATCCGAACTTATATCGGCAGGTTCAGCGTAAAAGCTGTTCACGGATCGATCCGGCCCCGGTACCGGGTCAGTTCCGGGTATCGCGTGTAAAAAGATAGCGTTCGGGCCCCGAGGCGGCCTCATTGAAACGAAATCCTTCCCATTCGAACCCCTTGAGGGCTTCAGGCGTCTCGATACGCTGCTGAAGAATATAGCGGGTCATTTCGCCCCGTGCCATTTTCGCATAAGTCCGCACCGTTTCGAACCGGCCGTCGCGCCGTTCCTGAAACTCCGGCGTCACTACGCGCACCTGCCCGCGGATACGGTCCATATCGAGCGCTCCCAACACATCGAGGCTCGCCAGATTGACCAGTACGCCGCCGGCACCGCGTACCGTACCGATCAACGGATCGGTAAGCAGCGGCCGCCAATAATCGTACAGGCTGCCCGGCATACCGGGCAGTTTCAGCCCGAAAGCGATACGATAGGCTTTGATCCGGTCGAACGGGCGGACCAACCCGTAAAGAGTCGAAATCATCCGTACGTGCGACTGGGCATATTCGAGATCCGGAACGGAGAGCGTCGCAGGATCTATATGTTGGAAAACGCTGCCGACATAAGCGAGAATCGCCTGCTTGGCCGGCGTGGAAGGGTCGTCGAAATTTTGATAACGCAGATAATTCTCCTGCGCAAGCTTAGGACTTACCTTCAATAACGTCGCGAGGTCTGCAGCCGAATAGCGGCGCATCTTGGCCGCGAGCAATTCGGCATCGTTACGGAATTCGGGGTCCGTAACAGGTAGTCCTGCCGGGGCCGGCGACATATCCATCATTTTGGCGGGAGAAAGAATAATTAACATAATCGGGTGTTTTATTGCATAAAAATATTCTATAACTTCGATACAAAGTCTGTTTTTCAAAAAGATACAAATATGATACCCGATTGGTATTTTCACTGCAAATCCACTGCCGAACCGATCGGGAGCATCTCGGTGACAGTCATTTCCCTTTTTCCGCCCCCGGCTTGGCAGGCTATTTGATACGATTGTACATACAAATCATCCGCAATCGTATGTAAAATTATATAAAAGAACCGAATCAATTATGAAAGCTATCGTTCACAAAGCAAACACCCGCGGCTATTTCGACCACGGCTGGCTCCAAACCGCACATACCTTCAGTTTTGCGGATTATTACGATCCCGAGCGGGTCCATTTCGGCGCGCTGAGGGTTCTCAATGACGACCGCATCGCACCGGGAACGGGTTTCGGCATGCACGCCCACCGCAACATGGAGATCGTCAGCATTCCGCTCCGGGGCGGGCTCGAACACCGCGACAGCATGGGCCATGTGTCGGTTCTGCACAAAGGCGAGGTCCAGGTCATGAGCGCCGGTACCGGCGTCCACCACAGCGAATCGAACCTATCGAAGGATGAAACCACCGAATTCCTGCAAATCTGGGTAGTCCCGGCCGTGGAAAACGTCGAACCGCGCTACGTCAACGCGCCGATAGAGAAATTGATCGTACCGAACCAGATCAGCACCATCGTTTATCCCTATTCGGCCCACCACCCCGAAGAGAATGAAAAACGCCTGTGGATCTACCAACGGGCATGGTTCTCGATCGCCAAACTCGACAAAGGTAAGAAGGTACATTACCGGCTTTACAATGCGGACAGCTTCGGCGTATATCTTTTTGTCATAAACGGCGCCATAGACGCTGAAAGTTATGCGCTCGAAAAACGCGACGGAATCGGAATCGGAGACGCCGAAGAGTTCGACATTACCGCCCGCGAGGATTCGACCGTACTGCTGATCGAAGTTCCGCCGGTCGAATAACATCGCCCCGCACAACCACACCTCAGCCCTTCCGCCATACGGAAGGGCTTTTTTACGGATTATCGGTTTTGTTTCTTACATTTGCTCCGGACCGTTACCCATCGCTCCGACCAGCGGCGAGCGGGCGATATTCAATCATTCAACTCATTCCGGATCCATGCCTCAGCTCACAGGAAATATCGTCGATCTGATCAGACGGGAGATCTACCCCGGCACCGTCACGATTGCCGACGGGCGAATCGCCCGCATCGACAGGTTCGGCAATACCCCGGCAGACGACTCTCGGCACAACGGAAGCCTGCCGTTCCTGCTTCCGGGTTTTATCGACTCACACGTCCACATCGAAAGTTCGATGCTCTCCCCGGCCTTATACGGACACACCGCGCTGGGACACGGCACTGTCGCCATTGTGGCCGATCCTCACGAAATCGCGAACGTCTGCGGGACCGATGGAATCCGGTACATGGTCGAACAAGCCCGGCGTACGCCGCTGAAGATCCACTACACCGTCCCGTCGTGCGTTCCGGCCACGCCGTTCGAGACGTCCGGCGCAACCCTCGACAGTCGTACGGTCGAAGAGCTGTTGGAGTCGGGCGTTTTTGTCGCACTGGGCGAAATGATGAACTATCCCGGCGTCCTCGGTGGCGATGACCAGTGCATACGCAAAATCGAAGCGGCCCGGCGCCGGGGAATACCCGTGGACGGCCATGCACCGTTACTGGAAGGAGCGGATTTACGCCGGTATATCGGCACGGGCATCTCGACCGACCACGAGTCCTGCTCGCTGCGGGAGGCCCGGGAGAAGATCGACGCCGGAATGATGATCCAGATCCGGGAGGGCAGCCAAAGCCGGGAATTCGACACGTTGATCCCCCTGCTGGGTTACCGTCCGGACCGGGTGATGCTGTGTACCGACGACCTGAAAGCCTCCGGACTGAGCCGCGGGCATATCAACCGGCTGGTGAGCCGGGCCGTCGCGCTGGGGTACGACCTGTTCGACGTACTGGCCGCTGCGACATTGAATCCCATTCGCCATTACAGGCTGAAAGTCGGATTGCTGCAACCGGGCGATCCGGCCGATCTGATCTGCTGCCCCGACCTGATTCATTTCACTCCTTCGC
This window encodes:
- a CDS encoding linear amide C-N hydrolase, with the translated sequence MRPNKVAFGLSLILSVAALSRTDACTRVVYNGLDGTVMTARSMDWKEDPYTNLWIFPRGMSRSGETGNNSVHWTSKYGSVVASAYEICSTDGMNEKGLVANLLWLAESEYPKWDGQKPGLTIAAWVQYMLDNFATVDEAVAAVSKGGFEVVSDQMPDGSRLATLHLSISDTTGDNAIFEYVGGKLNIHHSKAYQVMTNSPVFDQQLALDDYWRTIGGTTFLPGTNRAADRFVRASFYIDAIPKVKDSREAVAAVFSVIRNCSVPLGISTPGEPNISSTRWRTLSDQKSKIYFYESTFYPNIFWVDFKDVDFSPGAPVKMLDLNHGKTYAGNTAAEFVATAPFHFLGIE
- a CDS encoding M1 family metallopeptidase → MNRYTTFPTRTPLHVWTIALLILLCTACNGPQPEDLTAPGVSLELARYRKTRYQNIRYDLHFNLPGNRADKVTGKARITFTLDKPDALIADFRGDTSQIHSVVLNGQQTPYSLTDEHIVIPRSALRKGENTLDVSFTADDQSLNRRDDFLYTLLVPDRARTLFPCFDQPDLKARFTLSLELPAEWKAIANGATARTDTLNTASGPTAGTETSGSGPARTAARAGSQMAAGAETTGARKRISFHETEPIPTYLFSFVGGRFERVTENRNGRSISLYHRETDPQKTAQCPEILGQVFHALDWLETYTGVPYPFAKYDLIVIPGFQYGGMEHMGATLYADRSMFLENNATTENRMARGSLIAHETAHMWFGDYVTMQWFDDVWTKEVFANFFAAMIVREQFPQIDHRLNFIRSNVPGAYGEDRTAGSTAIRQQLPNLSDAGLLYSQIIYSKSPVVMEMLFTKLGPEKFRDGIREYLADHRYGNATWDDLIAVLDCRCDEDLAAWSRVWVDEKGMPTIDMTRHENRLRIMQSDPFGRRLAWNQPLQLLAFGDGNATDTLQCLLDGPETELVLPAGTRCVLPNADGRSYGYFRLDSVTSEYLMKRLTGLPDDVARLSALITLNENLLGGTIAPQRFLRAMIAYLPQERNQQLFTQALTYIRGCFGLYYDETASPELEGALWEIAQNDPDRQRRIMATQAWCGIARSPQAINTLYELWDDERLANRMLLGENDLTNLSYTLALRFPDRAAAIIARQGARITNPDRQKQYAYIAPAVSPSASVRDSVFRSLLDPANRSIEPWACTALSLLNHPVHGARSAAYIRPGLEELQEIQRTGDIFFPRKWTAALLGSQHSEAAATAVDAFIADHPGYPPLLGSKILQQADLLFRLWNRNAQNRPTSDHTSE
- the ade gene encoding adenine deaminase, with protein sequence MPQLTGNIVDLIRREIYPGTVTIADGRIARIDRFGNTPADDSRHNGSLPFLLPGFIDSHVHIESSMLSPALYGHTALGHGTVAIVADPHEIANVCGTDGIRYMVEQARRTPLKIHYTVPSCVPATPFETSGATLDSRTVEELLESGVFVALGEMMNYPGVLGGDDQCIRKIEAARRRGIPVDGHAPLLEGADLRRYIGTGISTDHESCSLREAREKIDAGMMIQIREGSQSREFDTLIPLLGYRPDRVMLCTDDLKASGLSRGHINRLVSRAVALGYDLFDVLAAATLNPIRHYRLKVGLLQPGDPADLICCPDLIHFTPSQVWIEGKRVDTLPAPGTDRTVNHFLAEPITTGIIATSSAGNELLRVIRPEEGTLITGEELIPAGEKGRYQKMIVLNRYAPHAPAAIGYVSGFNLQDGAFGSTIAHDSHNLIVTGSSDELIVQAANRLIAMQGGIVCCDRDTMTEMPLPVGGLMSDADLGTVIRQYDRIERHIHALGCPFSTPVMQLAFLALPVIPSLRLTDRGLFDATRFEFV
- a CDS encoding right-handed parallel beta-helix repeat-containing protein, whose translation is MKRICVLFTALILCGHIEAAERVVCVNPPKGGAPQGAVLASTLQKGIDLAGKYRQKGDQVTLLIGEGTYRLTKTLEMTAAQLGAQGNQLVVRPMDGASVTFLGGMDVPLTLLEKAPASEIRVRDEIRDKIYKIDLRKAGVKQIGDLRNVGAGRPSLPAWTEVFIDNEPRRICRWPNDTMELMGKVIDKGSIPRYGDFANKGGTFEYCGNRPSTWKSKPEWLSGYFAWGYADDMLKVAKMDTVAKTFTFAEAGMYGLISGEDYNRWFVMNMLEELDTPGEYYLDVPNQTVWVYLDKIPESIKVSLLAEPMLSIEGVENVEVRGISFECTRGAGIYMERTERTVVRGCRFRNIGTQAVLVGKGNAPFDYYGQQVGKEWPQVSGMLGSMPLVMWQHPSLDRQAGHNNGVVDCVIYNVGGGGINMGGGNRLTLELGGNYVQNCSISHYNRIEKSSRPAIYICGVGNRISNCEIFDAPSTAIQFNGNDHLIEYCNIHNVCSEIDDLGAIYNGRDKTELGNKLMYNYVHHLSAKHRVAGFYHDDGACNMTVIGNILYKAGLHPVLVGGGSDHYYENNIFIDCPYGLYIDDRMTHWGDNDDTNNTFKSRFAEVNASQPPYSTKYPFILDYINNDYHNPVRNNFTRNLFYNVTTLVRAGERPYERAYYNMTNSWITWSGHGYPAPGFVDEANENWNLKPDAEVFKQIPGFKAIPFDKIGFTMPANTWKD
- a CDS encoding YaaA family protein; its protein translation is MLIILSPAKMMDMSPAPAGLPVTDPEFRNDAELLAAKMRRYSAADLATLLKVSPKLAQENYLRYQNFDDPSTPAKQAILAYVGSVFQHIDPATLSVPDLEYAQSHVRMISTLYGLVRPFDRIKAYRIAFGLKLPGMPGSLYDYWRPLLTDPLIGTVRGAGGVLVNLASLDVLGALDMDRIRGQVRVVTPEFQERRDGRFETVRTYAKMARGEMTRYILQQRIETPEALKGFEWEGFRFNEAASGPERYLFTRDTRN
- a CDS encoding pirin family protein is translated as MKAIVHKANTRGYFDHGWLQTAHTFSFADYYDPERVHFGALRVLNDDRIAPGTGFGMHAHRNMEIVSIPLRGGLEHRDSMGHVSVLHKGEVQVMSAGTGVHHSESNLSKDETTEFLQIWVVPAVENVEPRYVNAPIEKLIVPNQISTIVYPYSAHHPEENEKRLWIYQRAWFSIAKLDKGKKVHYRLYNADSFGVYLFVINGAIDAESYALEKRDGIGIGDAEEFDITAREDSTVLLIEVPPVE